The Candidatus Hydrogenedentota bacterium nucleotide sequence GCGTGTTCATGCTGATCTTCACGCCGAGGGGCGCGAGCCACGATCCGAGATCCCGGTAGTGTTCGCCCTCCAGATGTTCACCGAGGAAGAGCACGGCGCCGCCGTCGCTGAGGTAGTCAAAAAGGGCCTTCTGGGTGAGCACGCCTTCCGCCGCCGCGCGTGCGCCGATGACCACGACGGAGTAGCCGTCGAGGGTGCCGGACATGGGCCCGAAATGCTCGACATGGGAGAAGTGAAAGGGAAAGCCCGCCGCCAGATCGCCGAGGGCGCGGAGGCCCTGGGGGTCCGATGGGTCGCGAAAACCCGGTGTGCCCTGTGTCGCGGGCCAGAGCCAGAGGATAGTGCGGAGTGGATCGCGGGGCGGCTCCACCCGAATGTGGACCGTGGCGGGGCTGTAGGCCGCGGCATAGCCGGGCCGGTTGCCCTTCGGCTTGCCGGCCAGCGAAACTTGGATGGTGCCTGAAGTCACCCCGGCGGGGTCGAAGCGCTCGGGGTCCACGCCCATATAAGCCTGGCCCGAACCGCGGAAGTTGCGGGGGTGGACGCGGAGCCAGGGCAGGGTCTCCGGGTCAAAGTCGATCTGCCACTGGGCATCGGGCGCGCCGAGGCTTTCAATCGGCAGCGCGCGCAACTGGCGGCCCACGGCGGTATAGGGAAAGACCACCTCCGCGCCCACCTTCAACTGGGGGGAAGGCGCGCTCGGGAAGGGGTCGCTGCCGTCGGGGATACCGTCGCCATCGGAATCAGCCTGATCCGGGCGGGTCTGCTGGCGCCGCTCCGTGTCATCATCGATGCCGTCGGCGTCCCCATCGGGTCGGGGAAGGGAGGCGGCCGGAATCTCCTGAAAATCGGTAACCCATCCGCTTTGGAAGTCCAGCGTTGCCCGCGGTGTACACGCAGGGAGTGTGATCTGATGAAGTCGATTGCCCTCGGCGATTACGGGTCCGGATTCCGTCCAGCGGACCAGGGTGATGGGGGCGTCATAGGTCGTGAATGCGGTCAGTTTACTATCCCGGTCAATGCGCGCGACCCGCGAATCCACGGCCACGATCACCTCATCGGCGGCAGCGGCGATGGACAGGGATTGCTCCACGCCCACCAGAGGAAGGGAGAGGGACTCGGCGATTCCGGCGTTTGCCCGCGTGGCCCTGGTCACCCGACCAAAGTCCGTGCCGGGCGTACGCGTGGCCACCCAGCACTGCCCGCCGGGTCCGGCGGACAGGGCCTGAAATCCGACGGCGGCGATACCCGGAATCGCCAGAGGCGCGCCCGGTGGCAAGGCGTTTCTCAGATCAACCGCGTAGAGCCATGATTCCGGCGCGGCGCCGGCCTCGCCCATTTCGAGTGCGGAAAAAAGCACCCAGAGTATATCTTCCTCGGGCGCGAGCGCGGCCGCCGCCAGGTGGCGCTGATCGGCGGGGTGAGTGCCGTCGGCGATGGGGCGTGGCCCCTCCGAAACCTGGAGGGCCGGATCGGCGCGCTCCGCCAGCACCAGACCGCCGCTTCCCGCCACACCGACGGTGAGAAAACTCCGGTTGCGCAGGGGAAAGACGAATCGGGGCGCGAGACCCAGCGGCGTTTCGCCACCCGCCGATTGCACGCGGCCCGGCGTGCCTTCGGGGGGCCAGGGGTGCGCCACCAGTTTTCCCCGCCAAGCGCCGGATTCGTCCTGGCGAATGGCCGCCGTTACCCGGAGGAAGCTGAGGGTCTGCTGGTCCTCCACCACACCCACGGCCCAGTCGCGCCAGCCGGGTTCCGTGGCGGTATCGGCCCCGGTCCAGGGGTTGAAGGGTGCGGTGTGAAAGGCGCGCAGGGCGCTTTCGAGGTGGGTGGTTTCCAGGCTTCCGCCACGCCAGGGGCGTCCGCTGCTCGCCAGCACGCCGCCATGGGGCGGATCGAGCACCAGCGGGGTGATCAGCGCGGTGCCGGGCAAGGGGTGACCGCCGGGCAGGCTCCCCCCGATCCCGAAATCGGCGCTGTGAAGTGTAAGACGCGCCGCTTCACCCAGGGCGCTGCGCGCTTCCGTCACCACGACCATGCGCTGGCCCGGAGCAGTCAGGCAAAGCCCGGCGAACGCAAGAATCGCCACAAGTGCAAGGTTGGTATGCCGCGGGAAAGAGAACATGCCCAGTACCATACGCAAGGGGGTGAAAGGGTTGCAACGAAATCCGGTGTCGGGCTTGCGGTGGGCTTGCGGGCGGCGTATATTCGTGCGGGGATGGTGTGTCGCCCGGGGCGATCGACCCGCATGGAGTTCGTAATTCGTGGTGGTTGGGATTCATCAGCTTCACTACTTGCCGTGGCTGCGCTATTTTCACAAGATAGCGTGTTCAGAGGTTTTCGTGGTGCTGGACAATATTCAGTACAACAAGAACGGCTACCAGAACCGGAATCGCATCAAGACGCCCCAGGGTCCGCTTATGCTCTCAGTTCCGGTCTATGATCGCTTTGCCCAATCGCTGGATGCGGTACGGATCGACAACAAGCGCAACTGGGCTGCGAAGCACTGGCGGAGCATCGAGCAGAATTATCGGCGCGCGCCGCACTTTGATTCCCTTGCTCCGGCGCTCAGGGAATTCTATCTTCAACCCTGGGAAACCCTGAACGCCCTGAACCGGGCCATGCTGCCTTTCTTTCTGGATGCCCTCGGAATTACAACGCCGATCCGGTATTCCTCGGAGATGGATGCGCCGGGCGAAGCAACCACGCGCCTCGTGAACTTGATCCACGCAGCCGGTGGCTCGGCCTACCTGACGGGAGCCTATGCCCTCGACGCCTACCTCGATGCGGAGGAACTGGCCGCCGCCGGCATCGCGCTGGAGATCCAGGCGTGGAAATCGGTGGAATATCCTCAGGCCCACGGCCCCTTCGTTCCCGATCTTTCCATCCTGGACTTGCTGATGCATTGCGGACCTCAATCACGGAGCGTGCTTCTTGGACAGCCCCTCGATACCCCATAGCCGACCCACCATCGGACCCGAAGAGCGGGCCGCCGTGGATCGCGTGCTGCGGAGCGGCAATCTGGCCCAGGGCCGGGAAGTGGCCGCGTTTGAAGACGAATGTGCGGCGGTGGTTGGCCGAAAACACGGTGTGGCCGTGAACAGCGGCACGGCGGCGCTCCATCTGGCGCTCATCGGGATGGGGGTGTCGTCGGGTGATACCGTGGCCATGCCCTCCTATGCCTGCGCGGCCCTGGCCCAGGCGGTGGCCTGGCAGGGCGCCACGCCGGTGCTTTGCGACATCGGCGCGGACAACAATATTGATCCGGAGCGGGTACCCGATTCGGTCATGGGGGTGATTGTGCCCCACCTCTTTGGTGCGAAGGCTCGGCTGCCAAAGAATCCTTCCGTGATTGAGGATTTGGCCCATTCCATCGGCGGCCCCACGGGCAACGCATCCATCTTGGCGATTGCGTCGTTTTACGCCACCAAAATGATGACCACGGGCGAGGGCGGCATGCTCCTGACGGACGATGAAGGGCTGGCGGAGCTGGCCCGGGATCTGCGCGACTACGACCACCGGGATGATTTTCAGGTACGCCGCGCCTATAAGATGACCGACTTTCAGGCGGCCATGGGTCGAGTTCAGTTGCGGCGGCTGCCGGCCTTTGTCGCGCGGCGCGCCGAGATTGCCGCGCAGTACCATGCGGGCCTGGCGGGCCTGCCCCTCGAACGTCCCCGCCTGGAGGACAGCGTGCATTTTCGCTATGTCATCGCCACCCCCGAGCGCGATGCGCTGGAAGCGTGGCTGGCCGGGCGCGGGGTGGGCGCCTGTCGCCCCGTGTATCGTCCGGCGCACCACACGCTGGGGGGGGACTATCCCCGTTCGGAGCGTGCGCATGGGGAGAATCTTTCGTTGCCTATCTATCCGGGGCTGACTACCGCCGAAGCGTCATTTGTGATAAAATCCCTTGTAGCGTTCCATGGAGCGCAGGGCGGGCGTTGAAGCGCCCCGAATTCATGATCCAGGTGGACGCCCTGACGGGCCCCCCGAGGCGCACAAAACACGGATGTTGCTGACCGAACTCGAGTACTGGCCGCGTACCTATCTTCTGGTGGGTACGACGGCTTTTCTGATCGCCGCGCTGGCGATGCCGCTGGGCATCCTGGTGTTCCGCAAGCTCGGAATGATGGATCCCCCTTCTCCCAACAAGATACACAAGACACCCGTGCCCCGGGGCGGCGGCATCTTTATTTTCTGCGCCTTTGCGGCGGCCGTGCTGCTGCCGGGTTACCGGAGCGACGGGATGAACGGCATCCTGCTGGGGGCCTTCATCTGTCTCGTCGTGGGGGCGCTGGACGACTATATCGGTGGAATTCCGGGCTTTTACAAGCTCATAACTTTGGTGGCGGCCACGTTGATTCTCTCTCAGTTCGACGTCCGCATTAATCTGTTCCAGAACGCTTTTCTGGACGTGGCCGCCACCATTCTCTGGATTGTGGGCGTGACGAGCGCCTTCAACGGTACCGACAACATGGACGGGCTGGCCTCGGGCCTCGCGTTCATCGTCGCGGGCATGTTCTTCGCCATTGCGGTGCAGACCTACATCGAGGCGGGCCGGGAGACGAGCCTCTCCTGGTTCGGCATGCTGGCGGTGGGCCTCATGGGGGCAAACCTGGGCTTTCTGATATTCAACAGCAACCCCGCGCGAATTTTCATGGGCGATTCGGGCAGTTTCTTTCTCGGTTTTACCCTGGCGGCTCTTGGCGTCATGGGCGAGTGGACGGAGAACCGGATCATCGCTTCCACCATTCCCGTGCTGATCCTCGGTGTGCCACTCTTTGATTTCGCCTACATCATCATCGCCCGGATCATCAAGGGGGAGACGCGGACCTTTCGCTCGGTGATCGATCATTGCGCGCCCGACCACCTCTCCCACCGGCTGGTGTGGTTCGGCTTCACCCAGCGCCAGGCGGTCTTCTTCATTTACCTCATCGCCATTACCCTGGGGATCAGCGGTATCCTGCTGCGCAACACCACGAGTATTCTGGATAGCCAACTGGCCCTGTTTCAGGGCTTTGCAATCGTGTCCATCATCCTGATTCTCATGGCCCTCGCGGCACGGCGCCATGCGGCCACGCTGGAGGCCCATGAGGCGGCCTACGAAGGCCTGGCGCGCCGACTGGAGGCGACCACGGGTGCGAAGGACGGCGAGGATATCCCGAAGGGCGGGGGCTGAGCCTCCTTCCGCGTGCGTCGGCTGCTATTTCTTTGTGGTCAGGGCTTCGCGCGTCAGGCGGTAAATCTCCCAGGCGATGGCCGAATTGATCACGCCCGAGGCGGGGCAGGCGGGCACGTCGTAGTTGGGGATCTGCACCACCCCATCGGCCCAGGGCCACATGGGGTCTATCCATAGCACGTCCTGGTCGTTGTTGGGGTAGTCCCGGTGCTGAAGTATATCCACGTAGGCCACTTTGGCTCCGGCATGCTTCGCCCGGGGTAAGAGCTCATAGGGCGGGTGCTGGTAGCCGATGTGGAGGAGCACATCGCCGGGGCCGTAGGGATCGTTCGGGGGCGGCATCTGGGAGAAGCCGGAGTACCACACTTCCGACTTGAAGAGGGTGCCGATTTCCGTTTCGGCCACTTCGTGGGGAAACATGTGGCCCATGTTGTACATGATGGTCTGTTTGCCGGCGGCGTGGGCCTCGGCGCTCCACGCTGCGGCCAGGGCGATGCGCGGGCCCATCTCGCGATTCACACGTTCGAGCATGGCGCTCAGGGTTGTGGTGTAGGCGAGACCGAGCGTGCCGGGGGGGATGGTGGGTACGGTGTGGGGTTCGTGCCAGTAAATGCCCTGCTGCTCGAACTTCGCGATGCGCTGGAAGCCGCTGTAGAGTCCGATGGTCTCGTAGATCACCGGCATTTTGCCTTCGCGCGTCAGGGCGGCAATGGTCTCCGCCAGGTACACCCAGCCGGTGATGGCGCCGGCCAGCGTGGGAGACAAGCCCGATTCGGTGGCGACGCTCAGGGCATGGGCCCCTTCCGGCGCGCCGCCGCCGATCCAAACGAGCGTGGCCCCTTTCGCGGCGATGGCGGTTGCTTCTTCGGCGTTGACGATTCCGCCGGGCGTGTAGAGAATGGTGTCGCCGTGGCCGGCTTGGTCGAGCTGGAGCCCCTTGAGATACATGAAGCCGCTGGCGCGACCGGAAAATTCGCTGACGAGGGCGGGGTGACCCGCCGCCCAGAATTTTCCGCCGCCCGCCAGGGACTTGGCGGTGGCTTCCGCCGCCGCGATGACGGCGGGCATGTCACGGGCGACGGCATCGAGCGCGTCACGGGTGCGGGTGAGATACGAAGTCTCCGCACCGGTCCAGCCCGCGAACATCAGCGTGATAAGAATGCAACCCATTCGACCCGGCATGTATGGTTCTCCACGATTTCTGCCGGTTCCATACCGGCCATACGACAACGTTGTTCCCCACAGTTTCCGACCCCATTGTGACGTTTGTGCCGATCGGGGTCAACTTGAAGGCGCGCGGGACGCACCACGCGCGGCAATTTACCTTTCGGGACGAAAATTGTCACTTGGGGCCGCACAACGGAGCCAAATTCCCGAACGCGCAGTCGGAATTTTCGGATGGACTCGAGATGAATTTTGTATAAGTTGTTTATTTTGAGCGGCTTGCGGGTTGGCGCCATCTTTTGGCATGGCGATTGCCTTATGGAGTTCAACAGTTGAACAAGCGTAGTCGGGTCCCGCTGGTGGGAACCGGTTGAACGAGTTTGCGAAACGTAACAATCCAACAGGAGGAATTGCCATGAAAAAGTCTAACAAGGGTTTCACGCTGATTGAATTGATGATCGTGGTTGCCATTATCGCCATCATCGCCGCTATCGCCATCCCCAACCTGCTCCGCTCGCGCATGCAGTCCAACGAATCCAGCGCCATCGGCAACCTGCGCACCATCGTGGGTTCCGAAGTGGCCTACCATGCCGCGAACTATGAGTACACGGCGGACTTCGCGGACCTCACCGGCGCGACCCCCTCGTTCCTCGACGGTAACTGGGCCGGCACGAAGAGCGGCTACAACTACGTTCTCGGCGGCGACACGAACAACTTCACCGCCAACGCCAACGCGGCCGTATACGGCACGACGGGCGGTAAGGGCTTCTTCACCGACTCCAGCGGTGTTATCCGCTACGCCGACGGCGCCGACGCCGACGCCTCCAGCGACCCGATTGGTGAATAATACCCCGCTAACGCGAGGCGCAAGACGGGTTTAACCCCCGGACGGCGAGGCCAGCCAGCCTCGCCGTCCGCTTTACTTTCCGGGGTTCCGGGGGTACACTTCAGGCTCAGTTGACCCGCGGGACTGCACTGAACCGGAGCAGTAAACCTGGAGTGGGAACACGACAACGTGACCGCGCAATCCGGTCCGGGAGACACGCATGTTGCAGAGGAAGGACGGCTTTACCCTCATCGAATGGATGATGGTTGTGGCCATCATTGCCATCATCGCGGCTATCGCCATTCCCAATTTGCTCCGCTCCCGCATTCAGGCCAACGAGGCCGCCGCCGTAAGCGATTTGCGAACGATTTGCGCGGGGCAGATTGCCTGTGCCACCGCCCGCAGGACCTTTGGCGACTTCGCCATGCTGGTGGCGGAGACCGACGGCGAGGGGACGGCCTTTCTGGATGACTCGTGGTTTGAGGGCCGGGTCAAGGCGGGCTACAGCTTCAATATGGCGGTGGTGTCGCCGGATGACTTCACCTGCTTCGCGGACCCGGTCAGCGTCGGGGTTACCGGGCGGCGCTTCTTTCGCGTGGACGGATCGGGCATTGTTCGTTACAACTCGGTGGGACGTCCCGCCGCCGATGCGCCGGGACTGAACAGCGGGGAATAGGGGGGGGCACCGTGCATGAGCGACGAAATTACCACTTGTTTTCGCCCGGTCGGCCAAGCCGAATTGGACCGCGTGCGGGCATCTGGATTTAAGCGCTGGCCGCCGCGCTTACCCGAGCAGCCCATTTTCTATCCCGTCACCAACGAGCGCTACGCCATCGAATTGACACAGTGGAACGTCACGGATTTGGGAGCGGGCTCTGTCGCGCGTTTTTCGGTTGAGAAAACCTTCATGGATCAATACGCGATCCACTGCGTGGGGGCGGCGCATCAGACGGAGTGGTGGGTGCCGGCGGAAGACCTGGAACGGTTGAATGATCGGATTGTGGGAACCATTGAAGTTCTGGGAACCTATGGGGGGAGAGCGACTAAGCGCGTCACATCACGCCGGGATTAAACAGGCGGATGGGTAGGAGCTTTGCGTAGTGCTGGAAGTCTTTGTCCGTCGTGAGAATCGAAACTTCGTGACGGACGGAAGCGGCGCACAATAGAAAATCCGTTCCAGATCCCTGAACACCCTTTGCTCGGCAGGTATTAGAGAATTGCGCAGCTTTGATGTAGTCGGAACCCTCCAAGGACAGATCGGAAAACCCGTGCAGGACAAGGACCAGTCTTTCAAAATGGACCCGATCCGTCATACCCGATAGGAGTTCCTGACGGATGGGTCCCATGATGAGGGCCCGATTTTCCAATATCAGTTGCCTCAAGGCCTTCGCCGCTGGATCCTTTGAACCGGCAGGTCGTCGCAGCACGAGCGACCAGACACACGTGTCCACCAGCACTTTCACCGCCTGCTGCGCTCTTTCTTGTAATCATAGTTGGGGTCAAAGTCGAAGGTGCCAAAGTGATTGATAATCTCGATACGCTCGAGGTAACCCACATAGTCTTCCAGCGCCTTAGTGACTGCTTCCCTCTTGGTCTTGTGCGCGCCAAGCTTCACCGCTTTATCGATTAATTCGTCGTCGAGTTGTAGGTTTGTTGCCATAGTTCACCTCTTTATTTAATTCTACACAATGAATTGTGTCGCGTCAACTGGAGACCTTATTGCCGACCCACGATGCGCATCAACCTCCCTCTTTAGAGGCGTTCACCGTCCGTCGTCCGGTATGATCGGTGTGGTGGGAACACAATTCAAGGGAAATCTCATGCGCGAGCGATTGTTTCAGGAAATCTTGATGGCCCGGCAGCGGGTCTATGCCGTGGCGCCGCCCACGCCGCTGGAGCGGTTGAATTTGCCGCTGGACGCCGAGGTGTATATCAAGCGGGAAGATCTCTCGCCGATTCACGCCTACAAGTGGCGCGGGGCCTACAACCGCATGGCGCTGCTTTCGGACGAGGAGCGCGCGGCGGGCGTTGTGTGCGCCTCGGCGGGCAACCACGCCCAGGGCGTGGCGCTGGCGTCGAGCAAGCTGGGGGTCCACGCGCGGATCTATATGCCCGTTTCCACGCCGCGCATGAAGCAGCATGAGGTGCGGCGTCATGGCGGCGATCACATTGAGATTGTGCTGATCGGCGATTCCTACAGCGAGGCGGCGGGCGCGGCGCTGGACTATGCCGAAGCACAGGGCCTTACTTTTGTTCACGCCTACGACGACTACGCCACCATGGGTGGCCAGGGCACCATCGCGGATGAAGTGGTGATGAGCGGCCATGGCGCGTTCGACGTGGCTTATCTCCAGATTGGCGGCGGCGGCATGGCGGCCGCGGTCGCGTGCTGGCTGCGCGCGTATTATCCGGACATCCGCATCATAGGCGTGGAAGGCGTGGATCAGGCGAGCATGGCGGCGGCCGTGCGCGCGGGCAAGCCGGTGGCGCTGGACTATGTGGATGTGTTCTGCGACGGCACGGCGGTGAAGAAGGCGGGCGCGCTGACCTATCCGCTTTGCGCGGAGTTGATCGATGAGTTCATCACAGTGACAAACGAGGAAGTGGCGGCGGCGATTGAAGCGCTGTGGAATACCTGCCGATGCATCTCGGAGCCCGCGGGCGCGATGGGTGTGGCGGG carries:
- a CDS encoding WbqC family protein, whose product is MVVGIHQLHYLPWLRYFHKIACSEVFVVLDNIQYNKNGYQNRNRIKTPQGPLMLSVPVYDRFAQSLDAVRIDNKRNWAAKHWRSIEQNYRRAPHFDSLAPALREFYLQPWETLNALNRAMLPFFLDALGITTPIRYSSEMDAPGEATTRLVNLIHAAGGSAYLTGAYALDAYLDAEELAAAGIALEIQAWKSVEYPQAHGPFVPDLSILDLLMHCGPQSRSVLLGQPLDTP
- a CDS encoding DegT/DnrJ/EryC1/StrS family aminotransferase produces the protein MDSPSIPHSRPTIGPEERAAVDRVLRSGNLAQGREVAAFEDECAAVVGRKHGVAVNSGTAALHLALIGMGVSSGDTVAMPSYACAALAQAVAWQGATPVLCDIGADNNIDPERVPDSVMGVIVPHLFGAKARLPKNPSVIEDLAHSIGGPTGNASILAIASFYATKMMTTGEGGMLLTDDEGLAELARDLRDYDHRDDFQVRRAYKMTDFQAAMGRVQLRRLPAFVARRAEIAAQYHAGLAGLPLERPRLEDSVHFRYVIATPERDALEAWLAGRGVGACRPVYRPAHHTLGGDYPRSERAHGENLSLPIYPGLTTAEASFVIKSLVAFHGAQGGR
- a CDS encoding undecaprenyl/decaprenyl-phosphate alpha-N-acetylglucosaminyl 1-phosphate transferase, which encodes MLLTELEYWPRTYLLVGTTAFLIAALAMPLGILVFRKLGMMDPPSPNKIHKTPVPRGGGIFIFCAFAAAVLLPGYRSDGMNGILLGAFICLVVGALDDYIGGIPGFYKLITLVAATLILSQFDVRINLFQNAFLDVAATILWIVGVTSAFNGTDNMDGLASGLAFIVAGMFFAIAVQTYIEAGRETSLSWFGMLAVGLMGANLGFLIFNSNPARIFMGDSGSFFLGFTLAALGVMGEWTENRIIASTIPVLILGVPLFDFAYIIIARIIKGETRTFRSVIDHCAPDHLSHRLVWFGFTQRQAVFFIYLIAITLGISGILLRNTTSILDSQLALFQGFAIVSIILILMALAARRHAATLEAHEAAYEGLARRLEATTGAKDGEDIPKGGG
- a CDS encoding prepilin-type N-terminal cleavage/methylation domain-containing protein: MKKSNKGFTLIELMIVVAIIAIIAAIAIPNLLRSRMQSNESSAIGNLRTIVGSEVAYHAANYEYTADFADLTGATPSFLDGNWAGTKSGYNYVLGGDTNNFTANANAAVYGTTGGKGFFTDSSGVIRYADGADADASSDPIGE
- a CDS encoding prepilin-type N-terminal cleavage/methylation domain-containing protein; its protein translation is MQRKDGFTLIEWMMVVAIIAIIAAIAIPNLLRSRIQANEAAAVSDLRTICAGQIACATARRTFGDFAMLVAETDGEGTAFLDDSWFEGRVKAGYSFNMAVVSPDDFTCFADPVSVGVTGRRFFRVDGSGIVRYNSVGRPAADAPGLNSGE
- a CDS encoding PIN domain-containing protein; amino-acid sequence: MKVLVDTCVWSLVLRRPAGSKDPAAKALRQLILENRALIMGPIRQELLSGMTDRVHFERLVLVLHGFSDLSLEGSDYIKAAQFSNTCRAKGVQGSGTDFLLCAASVRHEVSILTTDKDFQHYAKLLPIRLFNPGVM
- a CDS encoding type II toxin-antitoxin system VapB family antitoxin, which translates into the protein MATNLQLDDELIDKAVKLGAHKTKREAVTKALEDYVGYLERIEIINHFGTFDFDPNYDYKKERSRR
- the ilvA gene encoding threonine ammonia-lyase, biosynthetic yields the protein MIGVVGTQFKGNLMRERLFQEILMARQRVYAVAPPTPLERLNLPLDAEVYIKREDLSPIHAYKWRGAYNRMALLSDEERAAGVVCASAGNHAQGVALASSKLGVHARIYMPVSTPRMKQHEVRRHGGDHIEIVLIGDSYSEAAGAALDYAEAQGLTFVHAYDDYATMGGQGTIADEVVMSGHGAFDVAYLQIGGGGMAAAVACWLRAYYPDIRIIGVEGVDQASMAAAVRAGKPVALDYVDVFCDGTAVKKAGALTYPLCAELIDEFITVTNEEVAAAIEALWNTCRCISEPAGAMGVAGLLKQAEQVRGKKVLTVLCGANVDFEQLAWISQHAGIGAERRKYYRFRMPETPGGLLHLLDSILDGINIIEVQYGKVSNEEAWPVIGFEASPPALQLLDARLTEQRIPHEDVTSRADVEFRIIHYEPQLFMHAYLITFEFPERAGALREFLHTLEGGSICYFNYTYSGEQVGRALIGFEFASRDDHDRFRLRLAGSKHAYREVEESVLARML